In the genome of Oxalobacter aliiformigenes, one region contains:
- a CDS encoding efflux RND transporter periplasmic adaptor subunit translates to MNISDKTRTFRNPKVWIPVSAVIVLVLASLLFWITTREDDVTYMTEKVRTGNISQVVEATGEVAAVNLVSVGAQVSGQIKKLYVVLGQEVKQGEMIAEIDSQTQENTLNTDKAKLDNYKAQLEARKIILAISRKQYDRERILIKTNSTSQQNLENARDAYATAKANVNEMESLIRQTQIAINTDETNLGYTKIRAPLNGTIVSVPVEEGQTVNANQTTPTIVQIANLNDMEIDIEISEGDITKVKPGMKIDYTILSEPNTVFHARLDSIDPGLTTLTDGSYDKSSSSTSSSSSSNEAVYYYGRAYVDNPEGKLRIGMLTQNTIHVSSAENVLIVPSITISSQQGKHFVRVLTDKKKVEKREVETGISDGVFTEIKSGLNDGEQVISSEVSKGEQIGETSRMRRPRL, encoded by the coding sequence ATGAACATTTCCGATAAAACAAGAACATTCCGAAATCCCAAAGTCTGGATACCTGTGTCGGCCGTTATCGTACTGGTTCTGGCATCCCTTCTCTTCTGGATAACGACACGCGAAGACGATGTCACGTACATGACAGAAAAAGTCCGGACAGGCAATATCAGCCAGGTTGTCGAAGCGACCGGAGAAGTGGCGGCAGTCAATCTGGTCAGTGTCGGTGCACAGGTATCCGGCCAGATCAAAAAGCTTTATGTCGTTCTGGGGCAGGAAGTCAAACAAGGCGAAATGATTGCCGAAATCGATTCCCAGACACAGGAAAACACACTCAACACCGATAAGGCCAAACTGGACAACTACAAGGCCCAGCTCGAGGCAAGAAAAATTATCCTGGCGATTTCCAGAAAACAATATGACCGTGAACGCATCCTGATAAAAACGAATTCGACATCACAACAAAATCTCGAAAACGCCCGGGATGCCTATGCCACGGCCAAAGCCAATGTCAATGAAATGGAATCATTGATCCGGCAAACCCAGATTGCCATCAACACAGACGAAACCAATCTGGGCTATACCAAAATCCGTGCACCGCTGAACGGCACCATTGTGTCCGTTCCGGTTGAAGAAGGCCAGACCGTCAACGCCAACCAGACGACACCGACGATCGTGCAGATCGCCAACCTGAACGATATGGAAATCGATATCGAAATTTCAGAAGGCGATATCACCAAGGTAAAACCCGGAATGAAAATCGACTACACCATTCTTTCGGAACCTAATACCGTATTTCATGCCAGACTGGATTCAATCGATCCGGGTTTGACAACACTGACCGACGGCAGTTATGACAAATCCAGTTCATCAACCTCTTCCAGTTCATCCAGTAACGAAGCCGTTTATTATTATGGTCGCGCCTATGTTGACAATCCTGAAGGCAAACTCCGGATCGGTATGCTGACACAGAATACCATTCATGTTTCTTCCGCCGAAAACGTTCTTATCGTACCCAGCATTACCATTTCTTCACAACAGGGCAAGCATTTCGTCCGTGTATTGACCGACAAAAAGAAAGTCGAAAAAAGAGAAGTCGAGACCGGAATTTCCGACGGTGTCTTCACTGAAATCAAATCCGGACTGAACGATGGCGAACAGGTCATATCTTCTGAAGTCAGCAAAGGTGAACAGATCGGAGAAACGTCCCGAATGCGCAGGCCGAGGCTTTAA
- a CDS encoding MacB family efflux pump subunit, translated as MNIIELRGINKVYGTGENQVRVLKDVNLDIESGDFVAIIGQSGSGKSTLMNILGCLDTASSGDYKIAGENVAGMTPDQLAALRSQYLGFIFQRYNLLSTLNAEENVELPAIYSGLKHQERQTRAEELLANLDLGNRIDHLPSELSGGQQQRVSIARALMNGGDIILADEPTGALDSKSGENVMAILKTLNDNGHTIILVTHDQNVANYANRVIEIKDGTIIADERRKPNRNSKQEYHPKEDNRNTFAYFKDQFTEAFRMSIQAIKAHKMRSILTMLGIIIGIASVVSVVALGKGSQEKILADINSMGTNTIVIMPGHGFGDRNSSKYKTLTVHDSDLLARQSYVDSATPAVSSSGTLTWQNISVTAQLQGVGEQYFDVKGLKSEEGRFFNREDVKKGSAVVVIDQNTKNKLFPNGGDIIGNTIIFNRQPLKIIGISEKQNANFGPSDTLTMWSPYTAVMNRITGDRNISSITVKVRDDVSMTAAEKNIIRFLTVKHGKEDFFTVNTDSIRQTIESTTGTMRLLISCIALISLVVGGIGVMNIMLVSVTERTREIGIRMAVGARRSSVLQQFLIEAVLICIIGGFIGILFAFGIGLFFSMFVKTFTMSYSAASIILALACSTLIGVIFGYIPARNASRLNPVDALCD; from the coding sequence ATGAACATTATCGAATTGCGTGGTATCAACAAAGTTTATGGAACGGGTGAAAACCAGGTCCGTGTGCTAAAAGATGTCAATCTTGACATCGAATCCGGCGACTTCGTCGCTATCATCGGACAATCCGGTTCCGGGAAATCAACGCTGATGAATATCCTCGGTTGCCTAGATACGGCTAGTTCCGGCGATTACAAAATCGCAGGAGAAAACGTCGCAGGCATGACGCCGGACCAGCTTGCCGCCCTGCGAAGCCAGTATCTCGGGTTCATTTTCCAGAGATACAATTTGCTCTCCACATTAAACGCGGAAGAAAATGTCGAACTGCCCGCGATATATTCGGGCCTGAAACACCAGGAGAGGCAAACGAGAGCAGAAGAATTGCTCGCGAATCTTGATCTTGGAAACCGTATCGATCATTTGCCGTCCGAACTGTCCGGTGGCCAGCAGCAGCGGGTCAGTATCGCACGTGCCCTGATGAATGGCGGTGACATCATCCTTGCCGACGAACCTACGGGAGCGCTCGACTCAAAAAGCGGCGAGAATGTCATGGCCATTCTCAAAACGCTTAACGATAACGGCCATACCATCATTCTGGTCACCCATGACCAGAATGTCGCCAACTATGCCAACCGTGTCATCGAAATCAAAGATGGCACAATCATCGCGGACGAACGCAGGAAACCGAACAGAAACAGCAAACAGGAATACCATCCCAAGGAGGATAACCGCAATACCTTTGCCTATTTCAAGGACCAGTTCACCGAAGCATTCAGGATGTCCATACAGGCGATCAAGGCTCACAAAATGCGCTCGATCCTGACGATGTTGGGGATCATCATCGGTATTGCATCCGTTGTCTCCGTCGTTGCACTCGGAAAAGGATCGCAGGAAAAAATTCTGGCCGATATCAATTCAATGGGAACCAATACCATCGTTATCATGCCGGGTCACGGTTTTGGTGACCGCAACTCAAGCAAATACAAAACCCTGACGGTTCATGATTCGGATCTGCTGGCACGGCAGAGCTACGTCGACAGTGCAACTCCTGCCGTCAGCTCTTCCGGAACGCTGACCTGGCAAAACATCTCGGTTACGGCTCAATTGCAAGGCGTCGGGGAACAATATTTTGACGTCAAGGGACTCAAGTCCGAGGAAGGACGTTTTTTCAATCGCGAAGATGTCAAGAAGGGAAGCGCTGTTGTCGTCATCGACCAAAACACCAAAAACAAGCTCTTCCCCAATGGCGGCGATATCATCGGCAATACCATCATATTCAACCGTCAACCACTCAAAATCATTGGTATTTCCGAGAAACAGAATGCCAACTTCGGTCCATCCGATACACTGACGATGTGGTCTCCCTATACTGCCGTCATGAACCGCATCACCGGTGACCGCAACATTTCTTCTATCACTGTCAAAGTCAGGGACGACGTCAGCATGACCGCGGCAGAAAAAAACATCATCCGTTTTCTGACCGTCAAACATGGCAAGGAAGACTTCTTTACCGTCAATACGGACAGCATCCGGCAAACCATCGAAAGCACAACCGGAACCATGCGGCTGCTGATTTCCTGCATTGCGCTTATATCACTGGTTGTTGGAGGAATTGGCGTTATGAACATCATGCTGGTCTCGGTAACGGAACGGACTCGTGAAATCGGTATCCGGATGGCGGTCGGTGCACGAAGAAGCAGTGTACTGCAACAGTTCCTGATTGAAGCTGTCCTGATCTGTATCATTGGTGGATTTATCGGCATTCTGTTCGCTTTCGGTATCGGTCTCTTTTTCAGCATGTTCGTCAAGACATTTACCATGTCCTATTCCGCCGCCTCCATTATTCTTGCGCTGGCCTGTTCAACCCTGATTGGCGTTATTTTCGGATATATCCCTGCCCGGAACGCCTCTCGTCTCAACCCGGTGGATGCATTATGCGACTGA